The Borreliella spielmanii DNA segment TCTGAAAAAATTATTATGTGTAAAGCTTAAATTAAGTTAAAATTACAAAGAACTAAACTATTAACCTATTTTTAGAAATGGAAACCCTTCTTTATATCTACTTAAATGAATAATAAAAATTTGCTTATTTTTCATAATAATCTATCTATCACTCAGCATTTTATTATATAAAAAGCTTACACATCTAAATACTTTTGAAAATTTTTTTTAATTAGTGTTAGGATATATTCTGTACTTTTATAAGCTTTATTAGCACTCATATATTTTATTATTTTTAATATCTTATACTTAGTGTATATGGCACATACGCCAAACTTTTAAAAATCACTGCGTACATTCTCTATTAATTATCCTAGTATGGGTTACTAAATATATACACATAACAAATGTCAAGCTTTTATCTTCTCCTTAACAAATAATACTTGATATATGTTCTTTACGGAAAAGGACTCTTGCATAAATTCAACTATGATAAAGATCAAGTTCATTTATTACTAGAATTTAATCCCAATATTCACCCTTCTAAATTTATCAATAATCTAAAACCAGTATCTTCAAGGCTTATAAGAAAAAAATATTCTACTTATTTGGATAAGTATTATTGGAAACATTATTTTTGAGCTAAAAGTTATTGCCTTGTTCTCCCGGGGGGGCCTCTATTAATATCTCATCGAAAAGCATATTCAGAGTCAAAATAAATCTATTTATTATTTTTTGTTAAATCAATAAAAAGTCCTAAGAAATTTCTTTCTTAAGGACTTTTTATAAATGGTTAAAGGTTAAAGATAAGTTAAAATTTACAACAATTTAGAAAAAAAACAAAATTACAAATG contains these protein-coding regions:
- a CDS encoding transposase, producing MHKFNYDKDQVHLLLEFNPNIHPSKFINNLKPVSSRLIRKKYSTYLDKYYWKHYF